A genomic stretch from Gallus gallus isolate bGalGal1 chromosome 13, bGalGal1.mat.broiler.GRCg7b, whole genome shotgun sequence includes:
- the ABLIM3 gene encoding actin-binding LIM protein 3 isoform X3: protein MSTSIPYQQNPYTAGSGSTVIQCYRCGDTCKGEVVRVQSNHFHIRCFTCQVCGCDLAQSGFFFKNQEYICTHDYQQLYGTRCDSCGDFITGEVISALGRTYHPKCFVCSTCRKPFPIGDKVTFSGKDCVCQNCSHSLISTKPIKIHGPSHCAGCKEEIKQGQSLLALEKQWHVSCFKCQTCGIILTGEYISKDGVPYCESDYHAQFGIKCETCDRYISGRVLEAGGKHYHPTCARCVRCHQMFTEGEEMYLTGSEVWHPICKQAARAEKKLKHRRTSETSISPPGSSIGSPNRVICAKVDNEILNYKDLAALPKIKAIYEVQRPDLISYEPYHRYTSDETLERYSYGESLGTLSPYSQDIYESFDIRQRRASSPGYIDSPTYSRQGMSPTIPRSPHHFYRSGTESGRSSPYYSQLDVRSSTPTSYQAPKHFHIPAAGESNIYRKPPIYKRHVAVDNISAATKSKTSEDIAQSSKYSPAYSPDPYYHSESEYWSFQGSPKAPRARRFSSGGEEDGYERGMHKIQSGIGRLILREEMKARSNSYADPWTPPRSSASSREALHTAGYEGSLNGSPRMHYLADSDPLISKSASLPAYRRNGLHRPPSAELFHYDSTNAVNWGMREYKIYPYELLLVKTRGRNQLPKDVDRTRLERHLSQEEFYQIFGMTIAEFDRLALWKRNELKKQARLF from the exons ATGAGCACTAGCA TTCCCTACCAACAGAACCCCTACACGGCCGGGAGCGGCTCCACCGTCATCCAATGCTACCGCTGTGGGGACACCTGCAAGGGCGAGGTGGTGCGTGTCCAGAGCAACCACTTCCACATCCGCTGCTTCACCTGCCAAG TGTGCGGCTGCGACCTGGCCCAGTCGGGCTTTTTCTTCAAGAACCAGGAGTATATCTGCACCCACGACTACCAGCAGCTCTACGGCACCCGCTGTGACAGCTGCGGGGACTTCATCACCGGGGAGGTCATCTCGGCGCTGGGCAGGACCTACCACCCCAAGTGCTTCgtctgcagcacctgcag GAAGCCGTTCCCCATTGGGGACAAGGTGACGTTCAGCGGGAAGGACTGCGTCTGCCAGAACTGCTCCCATTCGCTCATCAGCACCAAACCCATCAAGATCCACGGGCCCAGCC ACTGCGCAGGATGCAAGGAGGAGATCAAGCAGGGCCAGTCCCTCCTGGCACTGGAGAAGCAGTGGCACGTCAGCTGCTTCAAGTGCCAAACGTGCGGGATCATCCTCACTGGAGAGTACATCAGCAA GGATGGAGTCCCATACTGCGAGTCTGACTACCATGCACAGTTCGGCATCAAGTGTGAGACATGCGACCGGTACATCAGCGGCAGGGTCCTGGAG GCGGGTGGGAAGCACTACCACCCCACCTGTGCCCGCTGCGTGCGCTGCCACCAGATGTTCACCGAAGGAGAGGAGATGTACCTCACAG GCTCTGAGGTGTGGCACCCCATCTGCAAGCAGGCAGCCCGGGcagagaagaagctgaag CACAGAAGGACATCAGAAACCTCCATCTCACCACCCGGCTCCAGCATCGGCTCCCCCAACAGAGTCATCTGC GCTAAAGTGGATAATGAGATCCTTAATTACAAAGACCTGGCAGCTCTTCCCAAGATTAAAGCCATCTACGAAGTGCAGCGTCCTGACCTCATTTCGTACGAGCCCTATCACAGATACACGTCGGATGAGACGCTGGAGAGATATAGCTATGGGGAG TCCTTGGGGACCCTCTCCCCGTACTCGCAG GACATCTACGAGAGCTTTGACATCCGGCAGAGGCGAGCCTCCAGCCCCGGCTACATCGACTCCCCCACCTACAGCCGGCAGGGCATGTCCCCCACCATCCCGAGGTCCCCCCACCACTTCTACCGCTCAG GCACAGAGAGCGGGCGCAGCTCCCCCTACTATAGCCAGTTAGATGTGAGGTCTTCTACTCCAACCTCATACCAAGCACCCAAGCATTTCCACATTCCAG CTGCTGGTGAGAGCAACATCTACAGGAAACCTCCCATCTACAAGCGGCACG TTGCTGTCG ACAACATCTCTGCAGCcaccaaaagcaaaaccagtgaGGACATTGCACAGTCATCCAAGTACAGCCCTGCCTACTCCCCCGACCCCTACTACCACTCTGAGTCAGAGTATTGGTCCTTCCAGGGATCCCCCAAAG CTCCCCGAGCCCGGCGGTTCTCATCAGGAGGTGAAGAGGATGGCTATGAGCGGGGCATGCACAAG ATCCAGAGCGGCATCGGCAGGCTGATCCTGAGGGAGGAGATGAAGGCGCGCTCCAACTCCTACGCAGACCCCTGGACCCCACCccgcagctctgccagcagcagagaagccctgcacacagccggCTATGAGGGCTCCCTCAACGGCT CCCCCCGGATGCACTACCTGGCTGACAGCG ATCCCCTCATTTCCAAGTCGGCCTCTCTCCCTGCCTACAGGAggaatgggctgcacagg ccGCCCAGCGCGGAGCTTTTCCACTACGACAGCACCAACGCCGTCAACTGGGGGATGCGAg AGTACAAG ATTTACCCCTATGAGCTGCTCCTGGTGAAGACGAGGGGAAGGAACCAGCTGCCCAAGGATGTGGACAGGACTCGGTTAGAG
- the ABLIM3 gene encoding actin-binding LIM protein 3 isoform X1 codes for MEKGGQVPYQQNPYTAGSGSTVIQCYRCGDTCKGEVVRVQSNHFHIRCFTCQVCGCDLAQSGFFFKNQEYICTHDYQQLYGTRCDSCGDFITGEVISALGRTYHPKCFVCSTCRKPFPIGDKVTFSGKDCVCQNCSHSLISTKPIKIHGPSHCAGCKEEIKQGQSLLALEKQWHVSCFKCQTCGIILTGEYISKDGVPYCESDYHAQFGIKCETCDRYISGRVLEAGGKHYHPTCARCVRCHQMFTEGEEMYLTGSEVWHPICKQAARAEKKLKHRRTSETSISPPGSSIGSPNRVICAKVDNEILNYKDLAALPKIKAIYEVQRPDLISYEPYHRYTSDETLERYSYGESLGTLSPYSQDIYESFDIRQRRASSPGYIDSPTYSRQGMSPTIPRSPHHFYRSGTESGRSSPYYSQLDVRSSTPTSYQAPKHFHIPAAGESNIYRKPPIYKRHVAVDNISAATKSKTSEDIAQSSKYSPAYSPDPYYHSESEYWSFQGSPKAPRARRFSSGGEEDGYERGMHKIQSGIGRLILREEMKARSNSYADPWTPPRSSASSREALHTAGYEGSLNGSPRMHYLADSDPLISKSASLPAYRRNGLHRPPSAELFHYDSTNAVNWGMREYKIYPYELLLVKTRGRNQLPKDVDRTRLERHLSQEEFYQIFGMTIAEFDRLALWKRNELKKQARLF; via the exons ATGGAGAAGGGGGGGCAAG TTCCCTACCAACAGAACCCCTACACGGCCGGGAGCGGCTCCACCGTCATCCAATGCTACCGCTGTGGGGACACCTGCAAGGGCGAGGTGGTGCGTGTCCAGAGCAACCACTTCCACATCCGCTGCTTCACCTGCCAAG TGTGCGGCTGCGACCTGGCCCAGTCGGGCTTTTTCTTCAAGAACCAGGAGTATATCTGCACCCACGACTACCAGCAGCTCTACGGCACCCGCTGTGACAGCTGCGGGGACTTCATCACCGGGGAGGTCATCTCGGCGCTGGGCAGGACCTACCACCCCAAGTGCTTCgtctgcagcacctgcag GAAGCCGTTCCCCATTGGGGACAAGGTGACGTTCAGCGGGAAGGACTGCGTCTGCCAGAACTGCTCCCATTCGCTCATCAGCACCAAACCCATCAAGATCCACGGGCCCAGCC ACTGCGCAGGATGCAAGGAGGAGATCAAGCAGGGCCAGTCCCTCCTGGCACTGGAGAAGCAGTGGCACGTCAGCTGCTTCAAGTGCCAAACGTGCGGGATCATCCTCACTGGAGAGTACATCAGCAA GGATGGAGTCCCATACTGCGAGTCTGACTACCATGCACAGTTCGGCATCAAGTGTGAGACATGCGACCGGTACATCAGCGGCAGGGTCCTGGAG GCGGGTGGGAAGCACTACCACCCCACCTGTGCCCGCTGCGTGCGCTGCCACCAGATGTTCACCGAAGGAGAGGAGATGTACCTCACAG GCTCTGAGGTGTGGCACCCCATCTGCAAGCAGGCAGCCCGGGcagagaagaagctgaag CACAGAAGGACATCAGAAACCTCCATCTCACCACCCGGCTCCAGCATCGGCTCCCCCAACAGAGTCATCTGC GCTAAAGTGGATAATGAGATCCTTAATTACAAAGACCTGGCAGCTCTTCCCAAGATTAAAGCCATCTACGAAGTGCAGCGTCCTGACCTCATTTCGTACGAGCCCTATCACAGATACACGTCGGATGAGACGCTGGAGAGATATAGCTATGGGGAG TCCTTGGGGACCCTCTCCCCGTACTCGCAG GACATCTACGAGAGCTTTGACATCCGGCAGAGGCGAGCCTCCAGCCCCGGCTACATCGACTCCCCCACCTACAGCCGGCAGGGCATGTCCCCCACCATCCCGAGGTCCCCCCACCACTTCTACCGCTCAG GCACAGAGAGCGGGCGCAGCTCCCCCTACTATAGCCAGTTAGATGTGAGGTCTTCTACTCCAACCTCATACCAAGCACCCAAGCATTTCCACATTCCAG CTGCTGGTGAGAGCAACATCTACAGGAAACCTCCCATCTACAAGCGGCACG TTGCTGTCG ACAACATCTCTGCAGCcaccaaaagcaaaaccagtgaGGACATTGCACAGTCATCCAAGTACAGCCCTGCCTACTCCCCCGACCCCTACTACCACTCTGAGTCAGAGTATTGGTCCTTCCAGGGATCCCCCAAAG CTCCCCGAGCCCGGCGGTTCTCATCAGGAGGTGAAGAGGATGGCTATGAGCGGGGCATGCACAAG ATCCAGAGCGGCATCGGCAGGCTGATCCTGAGGGAGGAGATGAAGGCGCGCTCCAACTCCTACGCAGACCCCTGGACCCCACCccgcagctctgccagcagcagagaagccctgcacacagccggCTATGAGGGCTCCCTCAACGGCT CCCCCCGGATGCACTACCTGGCTGACAGCG ATCCCCTCATTTCCAAGTCGGCCTCTCTCCCTGCCTACAGGAggaatgggctgcacagg ccGCCCAGCGCGGAGCTTTTCCACTACGACAGCACCAACGCCGTCAACTGGGGGATGCGAg AGTACAAG ATTTACCCCTATGAGCTGCTCCTGGTGAAGACGAGGGGAAGGAACCAGCTGCCCAAGGATGTGGACAGGACTCGGTTAGAG
- the ABLIM3 gene encoding actin-binding LIM protein 3 isoform X2, translating to MSTSTVPYQQNPYTAGSGSTVIQCYRCGDTCKGEVVRVQSNHFHIRCFTCQVCGCDLAQSGFFFKNQEYICTHDYQQLYGTRCDSCGDFITGEVISALGRTYHPKCFVCSTCRKPFPIGDKVTFSGKDCVCQNCSHSLISTKPIKIHGPSHCAGCKEEIKQGQSLLALEKQWHVSCFKCQTCGIILTGEYISKDGVPYCESDYHAQFGIKCETCDRYISGRVLEAGGKHYHPTCARCVRCHQMFTEGEEMYLTGSEVWHPICKQAARAEKKLKHRRTSETSISPPGSSIGSPNRVICAKVDNEILNYKDLAALPKIKAIYEVQRPDLISYEPYHRYTSDETLERYSYGESLGTLSPYSQDIYESFDIRQRRASSPGYIDSPTYSRQGMSPTIPRSPHHFYRSGTESGRSSPYYSQLDVRSSTPTSYQAPKHFHIPAAGESNIYRKPPIYKRHVAVDNISAATKSKTSEDIAQSSKYSPAYSPDPYYHSESEYWSFQGSPKAPRARRFSSGGEEDGYERGMHKIQSGIGRLILREEMKARSNSYADPWTPPRSSASSREALHTAGYEGSLNGSPRMHYLADSDPLISKSASLPAYRRNGLHRPPSAELFHYDSTNAVNWGMREYKIYPYELLLVKTRGRNQLPKDVDRTRLERHLSQEEFYQIFGMTIAEFDRLALWKRNELKKQARLF from the exons ATGAGCACTAGCA CAGTTCCCTACCAACAGAACCCCTACACGGCCGGGAGCGGCTCCACCGTCATCCAATGCTACCGCTGTGGGGACACCTGCAAGGGCGAGGTGGTGCGTGTCCAGAGCAACCACTTCCACATCCGCTGCTTCACCTGCCAAG TGTGCGGCTGCGACCTGGCCCAGTCGGGCTTTTTCTTCAAGAACCAGGAGTATATCTGCACCCACGACTACCAGCAGCTCTACGGCACCCGCTGTGACAGCTGCGGGGACTTCATCACCGGGGAGGTCATCTCGGCGCTGGGCAGGACCTACCACCCCAAGTGCTTCgtctgcagcacctgcag GAAGCCGTTCCCCATTGGGGACAAGGTGACGTTCAGCGGGAAGGACTGCGTCTGCCAGAACTGCTCCCATTCGCTCATCAGCACCAAACCCATCAAGATCCACGGGCCCAGCC ACTGCGCAGGATGCAAGGAGGAGATCAAGCAGGGCCAGTCCCTCCTGGCACTGGAGAAGCAGTGGCACGTCAGCTGCTTCAAGTGCCAAACGTGCGGGATCATCCTCACTGGAGAGTACATCAGCAA GGATGGAGTCCCATACTGCGAGTCTGACTACCATGCACAGTTCGGCATCAAGTGTGAGACATGCGACCGGTACATCAGCGGCAGGGTCCTGGAG GCGGGTGGGAAGCACTACCACCCCACCTGTGCCCGCTGCGTGCGCTGCCACCAGATGTTCACCGAAGGAGAGGAGATGTACCTCACAG GCTCTGAGGTGTGGCACCCCATCTGCAAGCAGGCAGCCCGGGcagagaagaagctgaag CACAGAAGGACATCAGAAACCTCCATCTCACCACCCGGCTCCAGCATCGGCTCCCCCAACAGAGTCATCTGC GCTAAAGTGGATAATGAGATCCTTAATTACAAAGACCTGGCAGCTCTTCCCAAGATTAAAGCCATCTACGAAGTGCAGCGTCCTGACCTCATTTCGTACGAGCCCTATCACAGATACACGTCGGATGAGACGCTGGAGAGATATAGCTATGGGGAG TCCTTGGGGACCCTCTCCCCGTACTCGCAG GACATCTACGAGAGCTTTGACATCCGGCAGAGGCGAGCCTCCAGCCCCGGCTACATCGACTCCCCCACCTACAGCCGGCAGGGCATGTCCCCCACCATCCCGAGGTCCCCCCACCACTTCTACCGCTCAG GCACAGAGAGCGGGCGCAGCTCCCCCTACTATAGCCAGTTAGATGTGAGGTCTTCTACTCCAACCTCATACCAAGCACCCAAGCATTTCCACATTCCAG CTGCTGGTGAGAGCAACATCTACAGGAAACCTCCCATCTACAAGCGGCACG TTGCTGTCG ACAACATCTCTGCAGCcaccaaaagcaaaaccagtgaGGACATTGCACAGTCATCCAAGTACAGCCCTGCCTACTCCCCCGACCCCTACTACCACTCTGAGTCAGAGTATTGGTCCTTCCAGGGATCCCCCAAAG CTCCCCGAGCCCGGCGGTTCTCATCAGGAGGTGAAGAGGATGGCTATGAGCGGGGCATGCACAAG ATCCAGAGCGGCATCGGCAGGCTGATCCTGAGGGAGGAGATGAAGGCGCGCTCCAACTCCTACGCAGACCCCTGGACCCCACCccgcagctctgccagcagcagagaagccctgcacacagccggCTATGAGGGCTCCCTCAACGGCT CCCCCCGGATGCACTACCTGGCTGACAGCG ATCCCCTCATTTCCAAGTCGGCCTCTCTCCCTGCCTACAGGAggaatgggctgcacagg ccGCCCAGCGCGGAGCTTTTCCACTACGACAGCACCAACGCCGTCAACTGGGGGATGCGAg AGTACAAG ATTTACCCCTATGAGCTGCTCCTGGTGAAGACGAGGGGAAGGAACCAGCTGCCCAAGGATGTGGACAGGACTCGGTTAGAG